A segment of the Gossypium hirsutum isolate 1008001.06 chromosome D10, Gossypium_hirsutum_v2.1, whole genome shotgun sequence genome:
AATGTTCTATtacatttagtttaatttattaaatttattttattttttaatttaatttaatataattaatttcttttattttgattattcaaagctcttattttttttcttcaacaGTCCTTTGTTAAGCATAGCTCAAAACATAATTTTCTAACACGAATTTCTTTTGATATTAACGATATTTTTATGGAATTGAGGACTTTGTAAAGATTAAGTCATACTTTAAACATGTGGTCCCTCTTGAATAATTTATATCCTTAACAATCAAAGTGATCTTAACttcaataaaaagtaaaatttgagCATATTCTTTAGTGAAATACTGaaaattctaaataaaaataataagtctTACCATTAAATTTAATGTCATTTGCtacctatataaaaaaaataacaacgtTAGTGTTTTTGGGTAATTTTTATAGCATTTGACTAgtttagatatcaaattaaagaaaattatcAATTATGTGCCAAATTCAAAAAATGTGTTAAGTTTAGATatcaattttaattgaaaaaaacttaaatatcaactaaaaaagaatttaaatgtTAGATTAagccaaattaaaataatataacattcaTCTTTGGATCTTGCTAGGCTTGTGGCAAGGAAAGTCCACAACGGTTACTTATCATGCATTTAGTTTCGTGGATAAACACGAAAGTCAAAATCAAAACCACTAAACAAAATCAATTAAACTAATCTTCCAATCATATTCAGATACGTATTTGAGTAATTATTACTTTCTTTAGAAGTAAAACCACGCTACCCTAACCTCAAACCTCTGCACATATATATAGTCCCCCCATTTGTTCCTGCTTTTTTCGAACGGTTTTACTTAAaattcctttttccttttctgtTTACTTCTCTGGGTCATAAttttttttgggatttttgttTAAGCTTTGTGGGGGGAGGGGGGTTGCCCTTTTAACTATGGCTTCAACGTTGTTACTGGCTCTGGTTTTTGTGATTGATCTTATTGCTTTTGGACTTGCTGTTGCTGCTGAGCAAAGGAGAAGCACTGTGAGTTTTCTTcatacagaaaaaaaaaactgcccttttgtttctttccttccttttttaGAGTACTCTTTGCTATTTATGACTAATTTCTTATGGTTTGCTTATTTTGTTTATATGATTTCCTGAATGGGTTTTTGATTCCATGCTGTAGAGTTTAGGCTTTTTAGTTGTAAGGTAAAAAGTTGCTTGCTTTCTAaacaaaatgaatatttgttataTAGCATGGTTGTTTGTATTTGAAGTTCCAAGTTTTCAATAAGCGCTCACTGTGAAAACTAAGCTAGAAATGCACTTGGGTGcaaaatatttaactataaagATGGGTTAAACAAGATTTTGTTGCAAGTATTAGTAGTTTTACTTACCGGGAAAACCGTGATTTTGGGCTAATTTAGTATTCCCGTTGAGTTCAAAAAGTGATTGAGTTTGGTTCTAAATAGGCTAAATGCTCAAATTGAGACCAAAAACGTCTTATGGGTTGTTTACATAAGGGACCAACTTTTTCAGATGATGTCTAACCTTTACAAAAGTGCTCAAATGAATGTCAAATATTTGTGAAAATACTTAAATAAGTGCTAAACCATTTCAAAGTACTCAAATGTCgtatatcatattttaaaatatgtttattattttcatttcttttcaagTTATATCTAATTCAGTTGTCATGTGTTTTATTTTAAACACGTCGGCATTCACCTAATTTTTACGACAAATAGGGAAAGCGCATAAAAAGTATTTATTTGAACACTTTTATAAAGGTCAAGCTAttatttgatcattttaaaaaaattggcccTTACGTGAGTTACACTTAAAAGGTTGGGCCCTAATTTGAGCATTTAACCGCTCTAAATACATCCTTTTATCAACAAGCTTGTTTAGTTCATGATAACaggaatatttaataaaaaaatgtaggAAAACACTAAGAGGAAACCGTGCTGAAAACATTGTATATCTTCAATACCATTTTAGATGCTATGTTACTTCAAGAGTGTTTTAATTTAGAACTTGAGGCTCAGGGAAGAAATGTCTTTGTTGTTCTTATTGATCCCAAATAGAGTGCACATGGCCTCTGAAAGAGGTTATTGCCTTGAGATTTGGGTAATGTATCTGTTGGTTCTAAGATCATAGGCTGGCTATGCTTCTTTCGATGCCAGCAGGAATGTTTCGTAGTTACAAACAATGTATCTACAGCGAACGATATTTGGTTATGCCGGTGCAACCATCGACAATTCTAAATGGTGATAGCCCTTGTTCTCTGTTTGCAGGCCACTGTTGGCAATAATGGGAAAGAAAGTTATTGTGTTTATGATAAGGATATTGCAACTGGCTTAGCTGTAGGTTCATTCCTTTTCCTTCTACTCGGTCAGATACTAATCATGGTGGCGAGCCGATGCTTATGCTGTGGTAAAGCCATGAAACCTAGTGGTTCTAGAGCATGGGCAGTTGTACTCTTCATCACTTGCTGGTAATGTTTTTTCACTGCTTTTTAACGCCTCGTGTTCGTTTCCCCAATCTTCTAATCAACGTGTTGCATCGGGTATTTCAGGGTGTTCTTTCTCATCGCGGAGGTATGCTTGCTAGCAGGGTCGGTCCGTAACGCATACCACACCAAATACAAGAATCTCTTGGATAATCCTCCATCATGTGCAACGTTGAGAAAAGGTGTGTTTGGCGCCGGGGCTGCATTCGTTTTCTTAACGGCCGTAGTTTCCGAGCTTTACTACGTTAGCTACTCGAAAGCAGCTAGGGATGAGAAGCCTAACAACTATGGTAGGGACACTGGAGTGAGAATGGGAAACCTATAAgaagagtatatatatatggtcatTGATGATCatatgaaatattcttatgtaggAATTCATTGTTAATTTGACCTTGGTGTGTTTTTGGTGTAGAAAAACTTAGATGATAACATGTGTGATTGACTATACATTGATCTTTGACCATGCCCACTTTagcctctcttttttttcctaTGTTTTTCAAT
Coding sequences within it:
- the LOC107937742 gene encoding uncharacterized protein produces the protein MASTLLLALVFVIDLIAFGLAVAAEQRRSTATVGNNGKESYCVYDKDIATGLAVGSFLFLLLGQILIMVASRCLCCGKAMKPSGSRAWAVVLFITCWVFFLIAEVCLLAGSVRNAYHTKYKNLLDNPPSCATLRKGVFGAGAAFVFLTAVVSELYYVSYSKAARDEKPNNYGRDTGVRMGNL